The Paenibacillus sp. 481 DNA window GGATGATGAACAGATAGAACAGGTCATCACTCATTTTCGGACAAGGATCCTACAAGCAAAGCAAGATTCCCAGAGAGAAGATGGTGTGTTACGTAGCTATATCTACTCACAGTTGGATTATCGCTCCTGGTTCGAGTTCAAGCTGGAACATATTAAAGGGGATAGAACTACCTATACGGAACTATGTGATCACAAGTTTAATGTTCTTAGTGGTGGTGAGAAGGCCATGGCGATGTATATCCCTCTATTTGCAGCTACGTACTCAAGGTATAGCGAGGCAAATTTAGATGCACCCAAAATAATTTCGTTAGATGAAGCATTTGCGGGTGTAGACGATGCTAATATGCGAGACATGTTTCATTTACTGACTGATATGGGTTTCGATTATATCATGACATCACAAGTATTATGGGGCTGTTACGATACCGTGCCGAGTCTGGCCATCTATGAGATTTATAGGCCCAAAGATACAGATTTCGTTACTTTGTTCCATTACCGCTGGGATGGAGAAAGTAAAGTATTAGTCAATTAGAGGTGAAATATGGAACTCTTGAATCGTAAAACAGCTCAGGGATATTACTCAGACCATTTACTTGAAAATTTGCTGTTTGCAGTGTTTAACAAATACAAGGGACAAAATGGTGTAAGGGGAAACGCTCGTTTTATAGTACAAACACAGGCTGAGGCTGAAAGGTTGCAGGACTATTTTGGAAATCGTGTTAAGCAATTGATTGTTCCAGGGGCAGAAGTTGAAGTACATTTGACGATTTTTGCTGAAGAATTAGAGCAGGGATATGGATTATCAATTCCCGAATTATATGAAGTGTTATATAGCAAGCAATTGCTCACAAAACGTGAACAAAAAAACTTGAAATTAACGGGTTGGTCCGATCTTTTCGTTCAAGTTGAGCAAGGTTTTATTAATAAATTCAAACTTTCTACAACAGATCTTGAAGAGTTTACTCACAAGACATTTAACTGGTTCTATAGATTGAAGAATGCAGAATCTAAAGGTTACGGGGTATTAAGAAATGTTTTTGATAAAGGTGCTAGTGCGTACTCCGATCTGCTTATTTGTTTAAGTGCCTTATGGCATCTACTTATGAGAAAAGAGGAAATGCTTAAAGAAAAGGGTATATCTACTGGGAAAATAAGATTACCTTACTTTGCAGAACATGTTACGAAGGATTCACATGCCTTTGATAAAAAAAACGCAGTAGGAAGATTAGTGTGGCATGCTCTTTATGACATACATATCCAGAGATTAAAGCTGAATGGAGTCGGGAAAAACGATATAACAGTCGTTCCCAATTATTTGTTTGAGCGTCAAATTTATAGGAACTTTGATGTTAGGGATGATGATCTAAGTTCTATTTCGCACGTTTTCGTCCCCCATCTGATAAACGGTACATCTCCTCGTACCTTAAATTTGCGAGAGATTGAGGAAATTGAACAGCTTCCAAAGTATTCTTCAATATATATTATTGAGAATCCATCTACGATATCTCATCTCGTAGATGAAACTATTAACTATCTCAACACAAATAGACTTTCTCTACAGCAACTTCCGTTAGATTTTCCAGTCCTTCTTTGTACCATTGGGCAATCAAGAACGGCTTCGAAAGTTTTTATCGAAAAATGCCTTGCTTCAAATCCGGATTGCATTATTTACTACTCCGGCGATCTTGATTTCCCAGGTATACAAATGTTATACGGAATGAGAAATCAATTCTCAGCACAATTTTATGCCTGGCGAATGGATCCTTTTATATACCGTAAGTATGTTACTCCAAAAAGTAAACCTTTATCAGACGAGGAATTGAAATTCCTTGAAAAAAGTGAAGGTCGTTTGGAAAAAGAGATGGTACAGATTGGAGCCAAAGTTTATCAGGAATCGTTTGGTAAAGAGTTGACAGAAGATTGGATTAAGGTCATACGTGAAGTGATTTAATTGATTCTACAGCTATTGGCATCGAGGGACTAAAGCAAACATCCAATACAGTGAGTGGTACACTACAAAATCAGTCGCTAAACAGAGCTTTAACGGGCTCATCAAGAGGAAGCGAAGTCACTTACCCGATATCCTAGCGGTCTTTGTAATCTCAAAAGGCTAGGTAAACCAATACTGTTAAATAACATGTGCGCATATTTCAATAAGAGGTTAGTCGCAGAGTTTAGAAGCATTTGAAAAGCGAGTCGAGTCGGTAGTGTAGGCTCGGCTTTTTTGTTTTAATTTGCTGGAAACCTCACATCCTCCCTTTTCCCAACAATTACAATGAAAAACGGGTGTCACCACGCTTCAATATCGCTTTTTAATAACCGATATATGTGTTAATGCTCTCGTCGTTTTTTACGATTTCATCACCTGAAATTTAAACACAAAAAAAGCGGGAAAAGCGATATCAATTGCATGTAGAAGCTGAAGGAGACAAACACAACATGTTAGACAAACTTACACAATCTTTTAAACGTTCGTTAGCCAAAAAGACGCTCACTTTGCTGTTAGTGTTTGTATTAGTACCAACGCTAGCCCTTACGTTTACGCTAACGAACATTGCCGCAGAGCACTCCAAATCGCTGCTGCTGGACGAAGTGTCGCAGGCGACGACAATCATTACAGGCACACTAGACCAAGCGTATAATGATTATGCCCATACGTTGGATGGTATCGTAGCGAGTATGACGGCGGATCGCATCAATCCAACTTTTTTGAACAATCGTGTGAGAGATGTGGCGCGGGATACGAATCAACTGTTGGCGGTTTTTGTTTCTTATGAGAACCAATACGCGGAAAGTACAGGACAAGTAAAGCAAGGGTTTGATCCCAAGTCACGTTACTGGTATAAAGAAGCGGTCAAACATAAAGGGAAAACGGTCATCTCAACACCGTATAAGGACTCGGTCACGGGAAAGACGGTCATTACGTTCTCGAAAACGTTGAACGGCGGCAAAGGGGTAGCCGGAATCGACGTTACAATTGACAACTTAAATGAAATGATTAAGACCGTAAAGGTAGGGAAAACAGGGTATATTACCTTGCTTGACAAGGAAAATACAGTGCTTTCCCACCCAAGAATAAAGCCAGGTACGAAGCTGACAGACGCAAAGTACGAGCCATTTTTGAAGCAGCAGAGTGGCAATTTACCGCTCGAAGTTAACGGGAGTGAAGCGTACGTCAGCTTTGATAAGAATAACAAGTTGCAGTTGAACATCGTATCCGTGCTGCAATGGTCTGAGATTATCGAGATGGCGAACACGTTATTTATGACAGCACTTGGCTTCATCGCATTGTTGATCGTGTTGATTGGCGTATTTTGCTGGTCATTTTTCAGACAAGTTATTAAACCGATATCTCATTTAAAAGTAAAAACGGATCGCATTGCCGCAGGAGATTTGTCTGTCCATAATGAAGAGCATGTAGGCCGAGCAAGAACGGATGAAATTGGCCAATTGCAAGTGAACTTCAATCAGATGTCGGTATCGTTGGCTCAAATGCTGAAGCAAATTAGCGACGCTTCTGAAACGATAGCAGCTTCATCTGAAGAGCTATCCGCGAATTCGGAGCAAAATGTAAGCACGATTCAGCAGGTTGCTGCCTCGATTGAAGAAGCTTCTGCTAAATCAGGCGAGACGAATGAGCGCTTGGAGCAGGTCAAGCATATGGCGACCTATTCAGGCACAGAGCTGCATCAAGTAGCGCAGCTAGTTACAGGAGCTTCGGCGGCTTCCACGGAAATCAATTTGTGGGCGGCCGACGGCGAGCAGGCATTGAAAAAGGCTGGCACGCAAATGGAAACGATTATGACGCAAACGTCGCAAGCGAAGCTGGAAACGGAGTCTTTGAACGATGAAGCCCAGCAAATTAACGGCATGGTCGTCTTTATTCGCGAGGTAGCCGCACAGACGCAGCTACTAGCACTGAATGCAGCGATTGAAGCTGCACATGCTGGCGAGCACGGCAGAGGGTTTGCTGTCGTAGCAGGTGAAATCCGTAAGCTTGCCGAGCAAACAGTTGGTGCCGCGGCTAAAATTACGGGCATTGTCGCGCAAATTCAGCAACGTTCGCAAGCTGTAGCATTAACGATGCAGAGCAATGTAGACGCCGTCACAACAGGCCATCAATTAACGACTGAAGTGACGAGTATGTTGGCGAACGTCTTTGGGGCGATTGAGGAAATGAACAGCCAATTGAAGCATGTGGCTGGTGTTAGTGACCGCCTGTCACAGTCGAATCGGTCGATGCTTGATTCTTTTGAGACAGCAAGCCAATTGACGAATGAGACTGCACAGGAAGTCGAAATGGTTGCTGCTGCAAGTGAAGAGCAGAGCGCATCGATGCAGGAAATTGCTGCGTCAGCTAATCATCTTGCAAGCATCGCGGACGAGATGCGCAGGCTGACAGCAGGCTTCAAACTTTAAATTAAAAAAGCCGGAAGCACTAGGGTGTGCGGGATAACAATCCCACCACGGCTAGTACTTCCGGCTTTTTTTTAGTTATTTCGCCGCAGTCCGTTTGCTCTGCCACAACTTGTAGCCAGCATACAAGAGCAGGCCACCGACGACAACAATCGCTGCCGGTGTCATATACTGCTTCGCTAAAGGTCCGACTTCTTTCCATTTGGGACCCAGTTTAAAGCCCAAATAGACGTACAAAGTCGTTACCGGAAGCATGGCGCAGAACGTATAGATGCAGAACTTAGAGACGCTCATTTTAGCCATTCCACACGGAATGGAAACAGCGGTACGCACTCCTGGGATGAAACGTCCAAAGAAGGCTACTCCAGCACCGTATTTTTCAAAAAAATGATCTGCTTTATTAATTTCCTTCTCACGGACGAGAAAGTACTTCCCATACTTCAAAATAACGGGACGACCACCGTAGCGACCTAATGCATATAAAGTCAGCGGGCCGAGCACGCCACCGATGTTACCGGCGAGTACAGCGAGCCAAAACTTCATATCACCTTCGTATACCCAGTAACCTACTAATGGCAGAACCAATTCGGCAGGTACAAATTCGAACGTAAGCGAAAGTATGACTCCAAAGTAAGATAACTGCTTAAACCACATAATAAAATCTAATAGCAACTGTTCCATAAAGATCCGGCACCTCTAGTAAATACCCAATTAAGGGATAGTAGATTGAACACTAATATAATATATAGGTTTTTAAGCATGATTACAAATTCATATTCAAATGAGAATAACTCTCATTGATTATTTTGTATGCTTGAGCCTGCAATTTGTTTGTTGGCAAGGTGGCCCATAGCATTGACAATCGTCTTATCTCTTCATATCAATCGTGACCAGTAACAGATGATGGATCGGTTCACACCTCATACGGTGTTAACCCGATTGACCGTTTCTCCATAGTTAAAAAGCACCGCTTCAGACCATAGGGAAGGGGTAGAAACCCTATCGGTCAGATGCGGTGCCATATCATGAATTGCCATTGCAATAGGAGTAAAGCGAATTACTTAAACATAGATAAATATTCAGAAATATCGACGCCAAGTCCTTGCGCAAGTCGTGTGCCGTATTCATGATCGGCACGGAAGAAGTTGCAAATGGCAAGCATTTTTGTTTTCTCATGCACATGCTGTAAATCATTTACCAGATTGTCGATTAAATGATCACGTTCTTCAGCTGAATAAGAACGGTAGCGTTCGCCAGCCTGAGCAAAGTCATTCGGTTTCTCAATACGACGACGCGTAGTGGGAGCATGAATGGATGCTTCGCTGTCGCGATAGTGGGGAGCCTCTTTCGGCTCTTGCTCATATCGGTTTGGTTCATAATTAATCGTAGATGGTTGTTGCTTCGTTTGCATCAATCCATCACGCTGATTGTTGCGTACCGGAGCGTACGGGCAATTAATTGGAATTTGCACATAGTTAGCACCAAGGCGATGACGCTGTGTATCTGGGTAAGAGAACAAACGGCCTTGCAGCAATTTATCTTCCGACGGCTCTACACCTGGAACGAGTACACTAGGTGAGAATGCCGATTGTTCCACTTCAGCGAAATAGTTATCCGGATTTCGATTGAGCGTCATCGTACCGATTTTGTGATACGGGAACTGTGCTTCGGGCCAAACTTTTGTCGGATCGAGTGGATCGAAGTCTAACGTATCAAACGTTTCTGGCGCCATCATCTGCACTTCCAGATCCCACTTTGGAAATTGTCCTTGTTGAATACGGTCAAACAAATCACGTGTCGCATGACTAAAATCTTTTCCTTGTATTTCACTTGCTTCAGCAGCGCTCAAATTGCGCACGCCTTGCTGTGGATTCCAGCGATATTTGACGTAAGTCACTTTTCCTGCTGCATTAATCCATTTAAAGGAGTGAACACTGAATCCTTCCATCTCGCGATAATTGGCCGGAATTCCATAATCAGAGAACAACCAAGTCAGCATATGCGTCGATTCTGGTGTTAATGTCATGAAATCCCAGTATCGATCTGGGGTTTGGATGTTTGTGTCAGGAGCTGGTTTTAATGAATGGACCATATCAGGAAACTTCATAGCATCGCGGATGAAAAAGACAGGCAAATGGTTGCCTACAATATCGTAGTTGCCCTCTTCGGTATACAGTTTTACAGAAAATCCTCGTGGATCACGGGCTGTTTCAGGTGAACCGGATGAATGTATAACCGTTGAAAAACGAACGAATAGCGGCGTTTCTTTGCCTACTTCTTGCAAAAATGCTGCCTTCGTAAATGGTTTCATACTGTTCTCAACCACGAACACCCCGTGAGCGCCAGCACCCCTAGCATGCACGACACGCTCTGGAATACGCTCGCGATCAAAATGGGCCAATTTTTCAAGCAAATGATAATCCTCAAGTAAAGTGGGGCCGTTCTGGCCAGCAGTGCGCGAATGCTGGTTGTCACCAACAGGAGCGCCTTGATTTGTCGTTAACACTGGTCTCTCATTCATTCTTATCTCTCCTTATATATGAATCTATTAAACTTAGACTAAATCTAAATTTGCTGTTAACAGAATCATATCATCGCAGTATTTAATGATCATGAAGACAACATGAAGTGATGATGAAGGTTTAATGAAGATGAGTTTCGACACTTATAACAATTAGGCTGTTTTCTCGCTAAATATCATCCGCAATCCGATAACCAACACCGCGCACGGTTGAGATATAGCGCGGCTTTTTTGAATCGTCACCTAGCTTTTGACGCAAGCTTTTGACATGCACGTCTACGATGTTGCTGCCTCCAAAATAGTGCTCGCCCCAGATCTGATCCATAATTTCCTGGCGGGAAAGGGTCGAGCCGTCGGCTGCCAGCAACACTTTAAGCAAATCAAATTCGGTTCTCGTCAATTCAATCCGAACTTGTTCTTTCATCACCACAAAACGGCGATAATCAATCACCAAGTCTTTAAATGTAGCTTGACCTTGGTCCATACGTTTAGCATCTGACATCCCGTTTTGCTCTATGATGCGCTCAACTTGCGACCAGACCGTCTGGACCCTTTTAGGCCATGTGATGCCAAATACAGCATCCTCGGCCAGCAAACGCTCGCCACACTGCCGTCCATCTTGCGCCGGAACGAGATAACAGATTGGGATGCTCGCGTCAATCGTATTGCGATATTGGCCTAATGCGGCTATATCGAACGGCTGATCAATAATTAAAGCATCTAATTGAAGCTTAGCCAGCACATGTTGGCTAAATTTATGAAATACAAGCACATCGCAGCATTGAGCACTTAATTCGCCTACAAGCTCATGCAAAGAGGAGGGATGCGGACTAATGATGACGATTCGGTGAGTAGACACACACACCTCACCTGCTCCTTCAAGGGCATCGATTTCCGGCTGATTATCTCCTTGTGCAATCTTATTCATCACAGGTTCGTATCTTTCGTTGCATTTTGGCATTGGGGGCACACTCCTTTAAATACAACATGCTCCATCTCAATGTCATAGCCCGTTTCATTTGCTACAGTAGCTACCCAATCGGTAGGGACGACCGTATACACTTCGTCAACTTTACCGCATAAGCGGCAAATAACGTGCTGATGATCTTCAACATGCCCGTCGTAACGGCTAGCATCGCCTTCTAATTGTAGTTCGCGAATCATGCCTGCCTCCGTTAAATATCGTAAAGAATTGTATACCGTACCGTAAGCAAAGCTATAGCCTCCCTGTTTAAGTCGCTCCATAATATCAGCAGCTGTTGGGTGGTCTTTCGCTTGTTTGACTATTTCATAAATGACTTTACGTTGCGTTGTCAGCAAGCCTTTTCTAGTCATTTTAATTCCCCCATACTCATTATCAATTTATACTCAGTATAAGATTATAATAATTCTAAGTCAATACTTATAATAAGTTAAAAATTGTGCATAAATTGAATGGTGGTTTTTGGAAGTGGGGATATGATAAAATACATATGTGCATCAAAAAAAGACAACAAAAAGGAGGTAGCAACGATTAGATCATCTTTTTAGGTTGAGGTATGTTGGTGTGCGTAGTCGCAATTTGACTGCGTTTTATTGGGCTTGCGAATTATGTACATTGGTCGATCCAGCCTTGTCATAGCCCCGTTCGTCAGTATTGTGCTTTGCATTGCTGCAATGATCATTCCTAGTTATTAATGATATCGAATGGTTAAGCAGCTGCGGATTGAAGAGTCACCGTATCCGTTCTCTGGTATGCTGCTCGCTGTGACTCGTTTTTTAATGCATAGAACCGTTCCCCTTACACTTACGTATACACATATGAGGCTATTTGATTGATGCCTGCTTGCGCTTAACGTTTCATATTGTTGTCTGTTGGGACATCCTTCAATAGAAACAACATGTATAGCTAAGAGATGGAGGCTGCGATTAACCTAAGATATAAATCTTTAAATCAGTTGAATATGCTTATGTAAAAGAGGAGATAAACATGCAGAAGCAAACAGTCATAGTCGCTCATTATGATGCATTTACAACGGTTCCTCATCGTGGGAATCCTGCTGGGGTTGTGCTTAATGCTGATGCTTTTACCGTAGATCAGATGCAGAACATTGCCCGGGAAATGGGTTTTAATGAAACGAATTTCGCTTTGAAATCAGATGTAGCGGACGTTCGTCTTCGTTATTTTACGCCTGGCGGCGAAATGAATTTGTGTGGTCACGGTACGATGGCTACATTATACGCACTACGCACGCATGGTATGTTGAATGATACAGCAGAAGATTTGACGATCGAAACAAAG harbors:
- a CDS encoding Fur family transcriptional regulator, producing the protein MTRKGLLTTQRKVIYEIVKQAKDHPTAADIMERLKQGGYSFAYGTVYNSLRYLTEAGMIRELQLEGDASRYDGHVEDHQHVICRLCGKVDEVYTVVPTDWVATVANETGYDIEMEHVVFKGVCPQCQNATKDTNL
- a CDS encoding TIGR02679 domain-containing protein; this translates as MELLNRKTAQGYYSDHLLENLLFAVFNKYKGQNGVRGNARFIVQTQAEAERLQDYFGNRVKQLIVPGAEVEVHLTIFAEELEQGYGLSIPELYEVLYSKQLLTKREQKNLKLTGWSDLFVQVEQGFINKFKLSTTDLEEFTHKTFNWFYRLKNAESKGYGVLRNVFDKGASAYSDLLICLSALWHLLMRKEEMLKEKGISTGKIRLPYFAEHVTKDSHAFDKKNAVGRLVWHALYDIHIQRLKLNGVGKNDITVVPNYLFERQIYRNFDVRDDDLSSISHVFVPHLINGTSPRTLNLREIEEIEQLPKYSSIYIIENPSTISHLVDETINYLNTNRLSLQQLPLDFPVLLCTIGQSRTASKVFIEKCLASNPDCIIYYSGDLDFPGIQMLYGMRNQFSAQFYAWRMDPFIYRKYVTPKSKPLSDEELKFLEKSEGRLEKEMVQIGAKVYQESFGKELTEDWIKVIREVI
- a CDS encoding DedA family protein → MEQLLLDFIMWFKQLSYFGVILSLTFEFVPAELVLPLVGYWVYEGDMKFWLAVLAGNIGGVLGPLTLYALGRYGGRPVILKYGKYFLVREKEINKADHFFEKYGAGVAFFGRFIPGVRTAVSIPCGMAKMSVSKFCIYTFCAMLPVTTLYVYLGFKLGPKWKEVGPLAKQYMTPAAIVVVGGLLLYAGYKLWQSKRTAAK
- a CDS encoding winged helix-turn-helix domain-containing protein; this translates as MPKCNERYEPVMNKIAQGDNQPEIDALEGAGEVCVSTHRIVIISPHPSSLHELVGELSAQCCDVLVFHKFSQHVLAKLQLDALIIDQPFDIAALGQYRNTIDASIPICYLVPAQDGRQCGERLLAEDAVFGITWPKRVQTVWSQVERIIEQNGMSDAKRMDQGQATFKDLVIDYRRFVVMKEQVRIELTRTEFDLLKVLLAADGSTLSRQEIMDQIWGEHYFGGSNIVDVHVKSLRQKLGDDSKKPRYISTVRGVGYRIADDI
- a CDS encoding methyl-accepting chemotaxis protein codes for the protein MLDKLTQSFKRSLAKKTLTLLLVFVLVPTLALTFTLTNIAAEHSKSLLLDEVSQATTIITGTLDQAYNDYAHTLDGIVASMTADRINPTFLNNRVRDVARDTNQLLAVFVSYENQYAESTGQVKQGFDPKSRYWYKEAVKHKGKTVISTPYKDSVTGKTVITFSKTLNGGKGVAGIDVTIDNLNEMIKTVKVGKTGYITLLDKENTVLSHPRIKPGTKLTDAKYEPFLKQQSGNLPLEVNGSEAYVSFDKNNKLQLNIVSVLQWSEIIEMANTLFMTALGFIALLIVLIGVFCWSFFRQVIKPISHLKVKTDRIAAGDLSVHNEEHVGRARTDEIGQLQVNFNQMSVSLAQMLKQISDASETIAASSEELSANSEQNVSTIQQVAASIEEASAKSGETNERLEQVKHMATYSGTELHQVAQLVTGASAASTEINLWAADGEQALKKAGTQMETIMTQTSQAKLETESLNDEAQQINGMVVFIREVAAQTQLLALNAAIEAAHAGEHGRGFAVVAGEIRKLAEQTVGAAAKITGIVAQIQQRSQAVALTMQSNVDAVTTGHQLTTEVTSMLANVFGAIEEMNSQLKHVAGVSDRLSQSNRSMLDSFETASQLTNETAQEVEMVAAASEEQSASMQEIAASANHLASIADEMRRLTAGFKL
- a CDS encoding catalase, with the protein product MNERPVLTTNQGAPVGDNQHSRTAGQNGPTLLEDYHLLEKLAHFDRERIPERVVHARGAGAHGVFVVENSMKPFTKAAFLQEVGKETPLFVRFSTVIHSSGSPETARDPRGFSVKLYTEEGNYDIVGNHLPVFFIRDAMKFPDMVHSLKPAPDTNIQTPDRYWDFMTLTPESTHMLTWLFSDYGIPANYREMEGFSVHSFKWINAAGKVTYVKYRWNPQQGVRNLSAAEASEIQGKDFSHATRDLFDRIQQGQFPKWDLEVQMMAPETFDTLDFDPLDPTKVWPEAQFPYHKIGTMTLNRNPDNYFAEVEQSAFSPSVLVPGVEPSEDKLLQGRLFSYPDTQRHRLGANYVQIPINCPYAPVRNNQRDGLMQTKQQPSTINYEPNRYEQEPKEAPHYRDSEASIHAPTTRRRIEKPNDFAQAGERYRSYSAEERDHLIDNLVNDLQHVHEKTKMLAICNFFRADHEYGTRLAQGLGVDISEYLSMFK